Proteins encoded together in one Arvicanthis niloticus isolate mArvNil1 chromosome 7, mArvNil1.pat.X, whole genome shotgun sequence window:
- the LOC117712717 gene encoding SEC14-like protein 4 isoform X2 has protein sequence MLRKHVEFRNQHDLDHILTWQPPEVVQLYDSGGLCGYDYEGCPVWFDIIGTMDPKGLLMSASKQDMIRKRIKVCEILLHECELQSQKLGKKIERMVMVFDVEGLSLRHLWKPAVEVYQQFFAILEANYPETVKNLIVIRAPKLFPVAFNLVKSFMGEVTQKKIVILGGNWKQELLKFMSPDQLPMEFGGTMTDPDGNPKCLTKINYGGDVPKRYYQSSQERPQYEHTVVVGRGSSHQVENEILFPGCVLRWQFASDGGDIGFGIFLKTRMGERQKAGEMVEVLPSQRYNTHMVPEDGSLTCLKAGVYVLRFDNTYSLLHTKKVGYTAEVLLPDKACEEKLQGLGSSSPPQDSEDSSHL, from the exons ATGCTCAGGAAG CATGTGGAGTTCCGTAATCAGCATGACCTGGACCACATCCTCACATGGCAGCCCCCAGAG GTGGTCCAGCTCTATGACTCTGGTGGTCTGTGTGGCTATGACTACGAAGGCTGCCCTGTGTGGTTTGACATCATTGGGACAATGGACCCCAAGGGGCTCCTTATGTCGGCTTCTAAGCAGGACATGATCCGGAAGCGTATCAAAGTCTGTGAGATACTTCTCCATGAGTGTGAGCTGCAGAGTCAAAAG CTGGGCAAGAAGATTGAGAGGATGGTGATGGTGTTCGATGTGGAAGGGCTGAGCCTGAGGCACTTATGGAAGCCCGCGGTGGAGGTCTACCAGCAG TTTTTTGCCATCTTGGAAGCAAATTATCCTGAGACAGTGAAAAATTTAATTGTTATTCGAG CTCCCAAGCTCTTCCCAGTGGCTTTCAACCTGGTCAAGTCATTCATGGGAGAGGTGACACAAAAGAAGATCGTGATTCTGGGAG GTAACTGGAAACAAGAACTTCTCAAGTTTATGAGCCCTGACCAGCTGCCTATGGAATTTGGGGGGACTATGACTGATCCTGATGGGAACCCCAAGTGCCTGACCAAG ATCAACTATGGGGGCGACGTGCCCAAGCGCTATTACCAGAGCAGTCAGGAGAGGCCACAGTATGAGCACACTGTGGTTGTGGGCCGAGGCTCCTCCCATCAGGTGGAGAATGAGATCCTGTTCCCAGGCTGTGTGCTCAG GTGGCAGTTTGCATCAGATGGTGGAGACATTGGCTTTGGAATTTTCCTGAAGACCAGGATGGGGGAGAGGCAGAAGGCCGGAGAGATGGTGGAGGTGCTGCCCAGCCAGCGCtacaacacccacatggtgcctgAGGATGGGAGCCTCACCTGCCTGAAGGCTGGAGTCT ATGTCCTACGCTTTGACAACACCTATAGCCTCCTGCATACCAAGAAGGTTGGCTACACTGCAGAGGTGCTTCTTCCAGACAAGGCCTGTGAGGAGAAGTTGCAGGGCCTCGGGTCATCGAGCCCTCCTCAGGACAGTGAAGACTCTAGCCACCTCTGA
- the LOC117712717 gene encoding SEC14-like protein 4 isoform X1 has translation MSGQVGDLSPQQQEALTRFRENLQDVLPTLPKVDDYFLLRWLRARNFDLKQSEDMLRKHVEFRNQHDLDHILTWQPPEVVQLYDSGGLCGYDYEGCPVWFDIIGTMDPKGLLMSASKQDMIRKRIKVCEILLHECELQSQKLGKKIERMVMVFDVEGLSLRHLWKPAVEVYQQFFAILEANYPETVKNLIVIRAPKLFPVAFNLVKSFMGEVTQKKIVILGGNWKQELLKFMSPDQLPMEFGGTMTDPDGNPKCLTKINYGGDVPKRYYQSSQERPQYEHTVVVGRGSSHQVENEILFPGCVLRWQFASDGGDIGFGIFLKTRMGERQKAGEMVEVLPSQRYNTHMVPEDGSLTCLKAGVYVLRFDNTYSLLHTKKVGYTAEVLLPDKACEEKLQGLGSSSPPQDSEDSSHL, from the exons ATGAGCGGACAAGTTGGGGACCTGAGCCCgcagcagcaggaggctctgACCAGG TTCCGGGAGAACCTCCAGGATGTGCTGCCCACCCTGCCCAAGGTGGATGACTATTTCCTTCTGCGCTGGCTCCGAG CTCGGAACTTTGACCTTAAGCAATCTGAGGACATGCTCAGGAAG CATGTGGAGTTCCGTAATCAGCATGACCTGGACCACATCCTCACATGGCAGCCCCCAGAG GTGGTCCAGCTCTATGACTCTGGTGGTCTGTGTGGCTATGACTACGAAGGCTGCCCTGTGTGGTTTGACATCATTGGGACAATGGACCCCAAGGGGCTCCTTATGTCGGCTTCTAAGCAGGACATGATCCGGAAGCGTATCAAAGTCTGTGAGATACTTCTCCATGAGTGTGAGCTGCAGAGTCAAAAG CTGGGCAAGAAGATTGAGAGGATGGTGATGGTGTTCGATGTGGAAGGGCTGAGCCTGAGGCACTTATGGAAGCCCGCGGTGGAGGTCTACCAGCAG TTTTTTGCCATCTTGGAAGCAAATTATCCTGAGACAGTGAAAAATTTAATTGTTATTCGAG CTCCCAAGCTCTTCCCAGTGGCTTTCAACCTGGTCAAGTCATTCATGGGAGAGGTGACACAAAAGAAGATCGTGATTCTGGGAG GTAACTGGAAACAAGAACTTCTCAAGTTTATGAGCCCTGACCAGCTGCCTATGGAATTTGGGGGGACTATGACTGATCCTGATGGGAACCCCAAGTGCCTGACCAAG ATCAACTATGGGGGCGACGTGCCCAAGCGCTATTACCAGAGCAGTCAGGAGAGGCCACAGTATGAGCACACTGTGGTTGTGGGCCGAGGCTCCTCCCATCAGGTGGAGAATGAGATCCTGTTCCCAGGCTGTGTGCTCAG GTGGCAGTTTGCATCAGATGGTGGAGACATTGGCTTTGGAATTTTCCTGAAGACCAGGATGGGGGAGAGGCAGAAGGCCGGAGAGATGGTGGAGGTGCTGCCCAGCCAGCGCtacaacacccacatggtgcctgAGGATGGGAGCCTCACCTGCCTGAAGGCTGGAGTCT ATGTCCTACGCTTTGACAACACCTATAGCCTCCTGCATACCAAGAAGGTTGGCTACACTGCAGAGGTGCTTCTTCCAGACAAGGCCTGTGAGGAGAAGTTGCAGGGCCTCGGGTCATCGAGCCCTCCTCAGGACAGTGAAGACTCTAGCCACCTCTGA
- the Gal3st1 gene encoding galactosylceramide sulfotransferase isoform X2, whose protein sequence is MTLPPKKPCKSKAKGLLLGALFTSFLLLLYSYVAPPLYPNMAFTTSEAAAPCSPVPNEPVTAISANVSARGCQPQRDIVFMKTHKTASSTLINILFRFGQKHELKFAFPNGRNDFHYPSYFARSLVQDYRPGACFNIICNHMRFHYEEVRGLVRPGATFITVIRDPARLFESSFHYFGSLVPLTWKLSSRDKLAEFLQDPERYYDPSSYNAHYLRNLLFFDLGYDSSLDPGSPRVQEHILEVERRFHLVLLQEYFDESLVLLRELLCWDLEDVLYFKLNARRDSPVPRLSGELYRRATAWNLLDVRLYRHFNASFWRKVEAFGHERMAREVTELRQANERMRRICIDGGQAVNAEAIQDSAMQPWQPLGIKSILGYNLKKSIGPQHEQLCRRMLTPEIQYLSDLGANLWVTKLWKSLRDFLRW, encoded by the exons ATGACTCTGCCACCGAAGAAGCCCTGCAAGTCCAAGGCCAAGGGACTACTGCTGGGAGCTCTCTTTACCAGTTTCCTGTTGCTGCTGTACTCCTATGTGGCACCTCCACTGTATCCCAACATGGCCTTCAC GACCTCAGAGGCCGCAGCGCCCTGCTCCCCTGTTCCCAATGAGCCAGTGACAGCCATTTCTGCCAACGTCTCTGCCAGAGGGTGCCAACCTCAGCGAGATATCGTGTTCATGAAGACGCACAAGACCGCCAGCAGCACGCTGATCAACATCCTCTTCCGCTTCGGCCAGAAGCACGAGCTCAAGTTCGCCTTCCCCAATGGCCGCAACGACTTCCACTACCCGTCATACTTCGCACGAAGCCTGGTGCAGGACTACCGGCCCGGGGCATGCTTCAATATCATCTGCAACCACATGCGCTTCCACTACGAGGAGGTGCGCGGGCTGGTCCGGCCGGGTGCCACCTTCATCACCGTCATCCGCGACCCCGCTCGTCTCTTCGAGTCCTCCTTCCACTACTTTGGATCCCTGGTGCCGCTCACCTGGAAGCTATCGAGCCGCGACAAGCTGGCCGAGTTCCTGCAGGACCCCGAGCGCTACTACGACCCCAGCAGCTACAACGCGCACTACCTCCGCAACCTGCTCTTCTTCGACCTGGGCTACGATAGTAGCCTGGACCCGGGCAGCCCGCGCGTGCAAGAGCACATCCTGGAGGTGGAGCGCCGCTTCCACCTGGTGCTGTTGCAGGAGTACTTTGATGAATCCCTGGTGCTGCTCCGGGAGCTGCTGTGCTGGGACCTGGAGGACGTGCTCTACTTCAAGCTCAACGCGCGGCGCGACTCGCCGGTGCCGAGGCTCTCGGGCGAGCTGTACCGCCGAGCCACCGCCTGGAACCTGCTGGACGTGCGCCTCTACCGCCACTTTAACGCCAGCTTCTGGCGAAAAGTGGAGGCCTTTGGGCACGAGCGCATGGCGCGCGAGGTGACCGAGTTGCGCCAAGCTAACGAGCGCATGCGCCGCATCTGCATAGATGGCGGCCAAGCGGTCAATGCCGAGGCCATCCAGGACTCGGCCATGCAGCCCTGGCAGCCCCTGGGCATCAAGTCCATCCTGGGTTACAACCTCAAGAAGAGCATCGGGCCGCAACACGAGCAGCTCTGCCGGCGCATGCTCACGCCCGAAATCCAGTACCTGTCTGACCTCGGTGCCAATCTCTGGGTCACCAAGCTCTGGAAGTCCCTTAGGGACTTTCTAAGGTGGTGA
- the Gal3st1 gene encoding galactosylceramide sulfotransferase isoform X1 has protein sequence MPLIFYQTVLGWCVHNRMGPAWDPGSGTVMTSPLFPEMTLPPKKPCKSKAKGLLLGALFTSFLLLLYSYVAPPLYPNMAFTTSEAAAPCSPVPNEPVTAISANVSARGCQPQRDIVFMKTHKTASSTLINILFRFGQKHELKFAFPNGRNDFHYPSYFARSLVQDYRPGACFNIICNHMRFHYEEVRGLVRPGATFITVIRDPARLFESSFHYFGSLVPLTWKLSSRDKLAEFLQDPERYYDPSSYNAHYLRNLLFFDLGYDSSLDPGSPRVQEHILEVERRFHLVLLQEYFDESLVLLRELLCWDLEDVLYFKLNARRDSPVPRLSGELYRRATAWNLLDVRLYRHFNASFWRKVEAFGHERMAREVTELRQANERMRRICIDGGQAVNAEAIQDSAMQPWQPLGIKSILGYNLKKSIGPQHEQLCRRMLTPEIQYLSDLGANLWVTKLWKSLRDFLRW, from the exons ATGCCACTCATTTTCTATCAGACTGTTTTGGGCTGGTGTGTACATAATAGAATGGGGCCAGCCTGGGACCCTGGGAGCGGCACGGTAATGACCAGCCCA CTGTTTCCTGAGATGACTCTGCCACCGAAGAAGCCCTGCAAGTCCAAGGCCAAGGGACTACTGCTGGGAGCTCTCTTTACCAGTTTCCTGTTGCTGCTGTACTCCTATGTGGCACCTCCACTGTATCCCAACATGGCCTTCAC GACCTCAGAGGCCGCAGCGCCCTGCTCCCCTGTTCCCAATGAGCCAGTGACAGCCATTTCTGCCAACGTCTCTGCCAGAGGGTGCCAACCTCAGCGAGATATCGTGTTCATGAAGACGCACAAGACCGCCAGCAGCACGCTGATCAACATCCTCTTCCGCTTCGGCCAGAAGCACGAGCTCAAGTTCGCCTTCCCCAATGGCCGCAACGACTTCCACTACCCGTCATACTTCGCACGAAGCCTGGTGCAGGACTACCGGCCCGGGGCATGCTTCAATATCATCTGCAACCACATGCGCTTCCACTACGAGGAGGTGCGCGGGCTGGTCCGGCCGGGTGCCACCTTCATCACCGTCATCCGCGACCCCGCTCGTCTCTTCGAGTCCTCCTTCCACTACTTTGGATCCCTGGTGCCGCTCACCTGGAAGCTATCGAGCCGCGACAAGCTGGCCGAGTTCCTGCAGGACCCCGAGCGCTACTACGACCCCAGCAGCTACAACGCGCACTACCTCCGCAACCTGCTCTTCTTCGACCTGGGCTACGATAGTAGCCTGGACCCGGGCAGCCCGCGCGTGCAAGAGCACATCCTGGAGGTGGAGCGCCGCTTCCACCTGGTGCTGTTGCAGGAGTACTTTGATGAATCCCTGGTGCTGCTCCGGGAGCTGCTGTGCTGGGACCTGGAGGACGTGCTCTACTTCAAGCTCAACGCGCGGCGCGACTCGCCGGTGCCGAGGCTCTCGGGCGAGCTGTACCGCCGAGCCACCGCCTGGAACCTGCTGGACGTGCGCCTCTACCGCCACTTTAACGCCAGCTTCTGGCGAAAAGTGGAGGCCTTTGGGCACGAGCGCATGGCGCGCGAGGTGACCGAGTTGCGCCAAGCTAACGAGCGCATGCGCCGCATCTGCATAGATGGCGGCCAAGCGGTCAATGCCGAGGCCATCCAGGACTCGGCCATGCAGCCCTGGCAGCCCCTGGGCATCAAGTCCATCCTGGGTTACAACCTCAAGAAGAGCATCGGGCCGCAACACGAGCAGCTCTGCCGGCGCATGCTCACGCCCGAAATCCAGTACCTGTCTGACCTCGGTGCCAATCTCTGGGTCACCAAGCTCTGGAAGTCCCTTAGGGACTTTCTAAGGTGGTGA